In Eremothecium gossypii ATCC 10895 chromosome V, complete sequence, the genomic stretch TGGATCGTTTTGAACCGCTGGAACCCTTTCTCCAAGCACCCGAACGTCCCTAGCATGGCGGAGATACAGATGCGGCTGGGCTACGTCGCCTCCGTCAACGCGCTCGAGAAGGCAAAGACCACGCAGGGCGTCGTCTACTTCCGCCCCCCCATCGAGGACTACGCAACCCTCGACTTTGCCAAGTTCGAGGAGATATACCAGGTCGGCACCGCGTACGGCGCCACCTTCCTCCACGAGCTCGAACAAAACGGCAAGCTGCCGCGCATTCCGGGCAACGAGCCGGCCAACGGCCCTGGCATCCACCTGCTGCACCGCCGCAACAGCATCTAGCCTACGTACCGTATCATTAAGTCTACATACTGTACACATCTATCCTCATTcatctgctgctgccgttACAAGCGTCACGCTGTCCCCACGCACAAACACCATCTCCGAGCTCTTCGTTTCCGACTTCAGCTCCCCGTCGATCAGCTGGTAAATGGTCTCCTCTGCGTCAGAAAGCACAATGTTACAGTGCGAATCAAACGCCTGCAGTGTCCCGCTCAGCTTGCGTGCGCCCCTGAGCTTTACATACACTCTCTCATCTAGATTAAGCCTCAATAGGTCCAGTGGAGTATCTGACATCGTCAATTAGTACTGCCTGAGTTTTTATGTCTGCATTCCTCTGCACTTACTTAGTCTTCTTGATTGCGCTGAAACTTGCCGTCTGGCCAGCTTCACCGAATCCGGGTAACAATAGAAAATTTTATTCACGCTGCATCTGGCCGTAGAAGATGGAAAACTACTACACATTGAGCGGGAACCAAGAGGGCGTTGCTAGCTGTTATCGCATAGCAGAGGATTCAGAAGGCGTTATAAGCATGTGGGTGTTTCAGAGAGGGCTTCACAGCTCCCGGAGCGTGCTAGCGCGGACGCGGTACACCAAGCCAAAGCCGAAGCCGCCTCGTCGGAGCAAGGTGCGGGCGCCGACGCAGACAACACACCACGACACAGACCTGAAGGTGACTGCGCCGATTCCACCGGCGGCCGCGAACCTTGAGTGCAACCCGGAGCACCCGCTGTGGCAGTTTTTCGACGGAGGGCGGTTCATGCGTTcggcggaggagctggacgacAAATCGCGGCCGTGGACGGTGCCGGAGCTGCGGCGGAAATCATTCGACGACCTGCACTCGCTGTGGTACGCATGCCTGAAGGAGCGCAACATTCTGGCGCGTGAGATGCACCTGCGCCGGAACATGCAGGAAGAGGGATCTGCGCATGCGCAGCTAGATGAGCGGGTACGCACGACGATGTGGAGGATACGGCACGTGTTGAGCGAGCGCGACTGGGCATACCGGTTGGCCCACGCGGAGCTGGGCACGCAACaggcgccgctgctgcgcgaggtGGAGGAGGCGTTCCTGGCGGTGCCCGAGGCGGAGGACGGAGAGGCGTTTGACATGCTGGCgcggctgcagcgcgcTGTTTTTGGCATTAGCGAGTACATTGAAGAGAACTTGGTCGACCGCCGCTTTGTGGACGGCTTGAAATACATTGCCACGCTGAAGTTGCGGCGGTTCGCGCCGCGCGATGCGGCCGTGGAGCAGTTGCTGCAGGCATCGGAGGGCGGCATAACCGATGCCGGCGAGGCATTTGTGATCTTCACTGCGGAGAACACGCTTGCGGATGTGAAGGAGGCTGCGGACGCGGTCAACGAGTTGCGGGAACAGGGGAACAAGGTGGACCGCTACGAGGAGATTGCAACTGTTGCCCAGTATTTGAAAAAGCTGGCCAACGCTAAGAAGGTTGCTGCGTGAACCTGCAGCACTGCCGGCAGACATGTACATATATTGACTCTGTATATACAAGCAACTTGGGCACCCGCAATGGCGGACGCCCACACACTAAGTGCTGTATCTAATGCGCTTGGAAGCGGTCCGCAAAGGCCGGCCGGACGCCGAGAACTCAACGCCATCAAGAGCGACCTCGACCACCGCGGCCTCAGAGCCGGCTTCATGCAAAAAGTCTTTCTCCTCCACTTTACGTTTGGCTACTGCGACCTCCTGGTTGCTGGCCGGACCCTGCTTCGTGGCCGTGTCAGACTTGTTGATCTCCTGCGCGAAGAGCACGCCCTGCGCCCATCCGGCATAGGGGCCCCACTTTTGTATGAACATTTCCCGCACAAGCTCCAGCTCCATGTTCAGTTTCTTGCGCACACTGGGAAGGTCCTTGTATCGCGCTTTCAGCGCAGCGATCTTCGCTGCCGATGCATTGAACTTGTAGTCTCTTTGTGCGATCCTGTTGATGTGCACGTCTACAGGCACATGGTCGTCCATCTGCATGCCCATGAGGCAGACGCAATCTGCGACCTTCGGACCCACCCCCGGAACCTCCATAAACCGCTGACGGATCTCCTCCCGCGATATCATGTCTAGCCAGGATTCCAGGTGTTCAGTATCGCTCATGTGTGCCGGTTTACTTGAATCCATCCATTCTGCCGCAGCCATGATATACTTGGCGCGATACCCAAACCCCAAATCCCGCAGTGCGTCCTCGCTAGCGCCTTCCATCAGCTGCTTGCTGGTGGGGAATGAGTAGTATGGAGTACCGTCGAGCTCGCCGAGGAAGCTCCCGTACTGCGAACACAGTGCATGGCACATCTTCGTGATGCGCCCGATATTGTTGTTGCTAGAGCAAATAAACGAGCACAGTGTCTCCCAGGGTTCCTGTCGCAGTATTCGCACGCCACGATGTGTTTTCCCGATGAAACGTGTGTCTGCTTTCTGCCATTCTGCTAACAAAGCCTCTAGGTTCACCTCCATCCGTAGGTAGCGCATCAGCCATTGTCGTGCCGCCCCGCTGCAGTCGTCATCTTTATTCCCAGCTACGCTGAATTCAATACTGCACTGATCGGGCTGCTTCAATACAATAATACGATAGCCCAGCTTGTCATTTAGTAGCATGCTCGCGGAATAGTACCTTTTCTCATGATTCCAGATCCACCTGAACGCTTGACCACATTGCAATACATGGTCCAGGACTATTTCTCCCTTTGGGAATATCAATCTGTTAAACTTCATAACTGTCGATACAGCACTGACCTCGCTCTAATAATCAGCGTCACGGCGCTGGCTCGAGCATGTTTCGTGTATCTTGAAGATTTTTAATCGACATCTGACATACATTCTCTACAGTTCATATAACCCGCGGAGTGCAGGCGCACATAAGTATTGGAGTCAGTGATAACGGCAGGTTTCGCAACTACGGCAGCAGCGTGTGTTAACTGATTTTGCATAGCGTTAACTTCGGTGTTTACTGTATGTTAAAGTATTGTAGGCAGCTGAAGACGTTACACGCACTGCAGGTAAGAGGAACGATCCACGCAGGGTCCAAGAGCTATCTGGTGATGAAGAACAGATTAGAAGGTTCCTGGGCCTTTAATTCTGATGCGAAGAGATTTAAGCATGACGGGAGTATGgtgcaggagctggagggTGAAGGAAAGCGCGGTAACGCGAGCGTGCTAGAAGAGGCGTGGGACACAAGTGGGGACGATGACATTCTACAGCATATTGCCGCACTTGAGGAGCGACGTGGCGAGCCTGACCCCAGCATGTGCTCTGGTGTGGCATCGGGAACCCGTTTGGAAGTACAGATGCAACGTACAGAGGCAGAGATTAAGCAGTCAAAAGAAGCACCAGAGCCGCTGATAGAGCTTCCTGATGTGCAAATACTGGGCTCAAAAACTGTTGACTCCAAAGAGTCAATCAAGAATTCCGCTGCTGGGACCCAGGAGCTTGCGTTTTTAACTCAGCGCCCGACGCTTCACGAGCACATCTCCGCGGATCAGCCACAAGCTTCAGATCAACGCCCTTCTGCTTCTCCAAAGCGAGTGCAGTGCTTCATGCTGAGTGATGAGCAGCGTAATGTGCTAAAGCTGGCGGAAGAGGGTACCAATATATTTTACACAGGTAGCGCGGGGACCGGTAAGTCCATTCTTCTTCGGGAACTGATAAAGAAACTGAAAACGGTACATGGACGCCAGGGCGCTGTTGCGGTGACGGCTTCTACAGGTCTAGCAGCATGCAACATCGGCGGGATAACAGTGCACTCCTTCGCAGGCATAGGCCTGGGGAATAGTCCGAAGGAAAACCTTCTTAAGAAGGTCAAACGGTCGCGAAAGCACGTGCAACGCTGGCAGAATTGCAAGTGCCTGATTATAGATGAAATATCTATGATAGACGGCGAATTGCTCGATAAGTTGGACTACATTGCCCGCAAGATCAAAAAGAGCAAGGCCCCATTTGGCGGCATACAATTGATTTTATGCGGTGACTTTTTCCAGCTTCCTCCTGTCACAAGAGACAACCAACAACCCAATTTCGCATTTGATTCAGAAGCATGGAAGCAGGCAATTACCGCGACCATCGTCCTGACacgggtatatagacagCAAGGTGACACGAAGTTCATCCAGATGCTGAACGACATGAGGCTGGGCAAGATCTCTGAGGAAACGGAAGCGGAGTTCAGGAAGCTGTCGCGGCCGCTAGTTACTGATGATATTATACCGGCTCAGCTTTTTAGCACTAGAGTAGAGGTGGAGCGGGCTAACGGTAGTCAATTGGCAAAACTACCAGGCAAACGACGGGCATATAATGCAATAGATGGTGGAGATTTATCGGACGAGGAACTGAAACAAAGATTGCTCGCTAACTTTCTGGCTCCGAAGCGACTAGAACTTAAAGTCGGCGCACAGGTTATGAACATTAAGAACTTCGATGATACACTCGTAAACGGATCACTGGGGAAGGTCATTGACTTCATCGATGAGGCAACATTTATGTTCTATCAAAGTGTTCGCGATGATGATCTTGACGTTGCAGAATGGGAGAAATATCGGGATGCATTAGCGAAAAACGACTGGAACGCCCCCGAGCTTGATGAGGATGAGGAGCCCAAGAAGGAGACCCGCACAAGCATGGTCAAGAAAGCTCTGCGAGAGAAGTTTAGGACGATAGACACAGATGACACTGTAGACCACTTGGGCGACACGATATTCGATTTCTTAAAGGATGATCGAGAAGTCACAGATCCTGAAGTGAAGGCCAATCTAGAACGGAAGAAGCAGCTCTTACAGGAAGTTCACATGAGCTCAAAGGGTAAGAAGTTGCCATTAGTGCAATTCTTCCAGCCCGACAATACCACCAGAACAGTTTTAGTTCGAGAAGAGGCATGGGCTATCGAGGACGAAAATGAGAAGCCTCTAGTAACGAGAGTTCAATTGCCACTCATGCTTGCATGGGCCTTGTCCATTCATAAATCTCAAGGCCAAACACTAAACAAAGTGAAAGTGGATCTCAGACGTGTTTTTGAAAAGGGCCAAGCGTATGTGGCCCTTTCTAGAGCGGTATCTAGAGGCGGCTTACAGGTGTTGAACTTTGACAAAGAAAAGATCCAAGCGCACAGTAAAGTCGTTGAGTTTTATGATAGTCTTGTCAGCGCCAACGACGCGGtgaaaatgcgcaaagaCGTTCAACGGAAAATATCTTTTCCAATAACCAAGTCTAAAGCACCCAATGCACCAACGCTCCCACTTGCACCTCAATTACGAGGAAACTCCATAATAACCCTTTTAGAGCGGTCAAACAAAAATAGCGGTAGGTCGCTGTCGCAGAAGTTTAGTTATGTTCCATCTCAGTCAAACAACCAGGCTCCGAGCCCTTAGATTACATACAAGCATAGCCTACATTCATAAATTGGTTATAAACCACTACTTACCTGGAGAACATTTTACTTGCCTTCACCAATTGCCCATTTAATGCCATCGGAAAGAAAGTTTGATACACTGGACGAAACCTGTTGCACGATTTCCTTTCTCAAGTGCTTAGGGTTAGTACTATTATTTGAAAGAGAATAGACGTCTCGTACATCAGTGCGGGTGGataattccagctccaatcCACTCCATGTTGATACAACTGCTTCAACATCCTCCACAGGGCAGATATGCAAAAGCCTGCTCAAAACTTCCATTTGCAGATAAATGATTTCTGTTGGCACTTCATTATCTGGCCAAGTGGGATCAATATATTTGCCAACCTGGAATATTGTTGACCAATGCTCTCCCAAACCATCATGGTTCTCGAGCAGTTCGATGACCTTATCATATGCAAACTTGAATTCCATATTTGCCAATGCACAATCAATGTGACAGACTAGCAAACGGGTATATTCACTTGTGTACTTTGGATCATGAGGCTGCAGTTGCAATCCCTCATATAATTGCTTGAGGATTTCGAAAGTCGTTTCAACGTCACGGTACAGACTGGGATTCGTTTCTAGCAGTTTGCTTATGATTCTGAATGGATCATCTTTGAGATCCAATATATGCGATGGTCTGAAGGGTTGTCCACGTGAGTAGCTTAGCGAATACTTTGCCAAGGCGTCTGCGACATCAAGAAGAGTCTCAAGATAATAATAGTCCTTTTTGGGCAGTAAGCGAAGATTGTTCCTCGCCTTTGTCATTTCTGGCCGGTCCCTGGACCCATTTGGTGCGCTGTTGAAAAAGCGCCAAAAGTACTTCAAAATGACCGATTTTTCGACCTGGAAACCTGCCTGGAGAGAGAAGTCGTGCAGCAACGTAAATTCACTGAGAGACAGCAGTGTTTCGATAATTGCAGATTCTTGATTCTCCTTCGTTAATTTTGGGTACAATTTAGATGAGCTTAATAAAAATTGTAGTGTCTGGACAGATGGCGATTCAGCCAATAAATAATGGCTGATGGAGTTAAATGATGCCAGCTGCGCCAACTCATCTGCATTCGCTAAGGAACGCATTGATTTCAGACTATAGTTATTGGCAGCATCCATGTACTTTGTGTACTCGATCAGGTCCTTCACTGAGACACCGTCAGAAAGCGTCACCGTCTCGTCAATGAGTAAGAGCAATCCATAGAGTTCCCGAGGCAAGTCCGGCAATGGAATTTCAGCCAAGCTTTCACCCCGGTCATACAGCAATTGAAGCAGTTTCCGGTCGAATACCTTCTTCTTCCCGGGCTGTTCCGCAAACAGGGGACGTACAGTCTTGGTCATGTATTTGAGAAACTCAAAGTTCTCAAGCGTCGTCAGGGGGAACTGTTCCGGCGTGAGGAAGACATCCAAAAACTCCTGGTAGGCCTGTTTGAATGTCACATATGGCACCACTTCATGCAGAAGCACAGCCCGGTGCACCGCAGGCTCATCACTGCGGGGCTCAACAAACAACTCCAGCGCCTCTGCTGGCGTCAGCTGTTCGAAAGCACTCACCAAGAGCGGCCGGGAAATGCTGCAGTTTGCGTGTGCCAGCGGCCGAAGAATGCCCCGTTCCCATGCCGTCACTGCTGCGCAGCGGCCACCGCGCCGCAAGCGCCGTATGATGCCCGAATGGAAGAGTACGTCCGGTTCCACCTCGTTGACTAGCACGGTCCGTGCCCGCGCAAAGGTACCCGCGCAGTCGGCTACATCCACTGCTACACTGTGTGCCTCCAACCGCGAGCGGACGTGGCTTCGCAGCATCTCTGCCCGCCCCCTAACAACATCCGCATCCGCATCCACCAAAGCCTGCAGTTCCGCCTCGCTATTTATCAGTTCAAATTCTAGTTCCCCTGTTGACTGCCGCTCCCGCTCGATGCCCTCGTACACAAACCACAGCCGCTCCGGGTCGTCTACTTCTGGCCAAAACACGCATATCACTTCTAGCACTTCCTGAACACTTAATTCACTATCATATACAACACACTTTTCTACCCTTTCGACATCCCCTCGTGTTGCAAGGACACTTAGTAAGATGTAGAGCCTATCTTTGAGCATTACGGTGTCCTGTTTCATACACTTCTAGGTCTTAATGGAGTATGTATCAAAGTATCACTAAATTTTTGGTTATGGTTTTTCACTATACATCGATGCCTTAACTAACAATTAACAAGTGAAGCTATCCAAGACAGCTACTGTGCTCAAGCGACGGTCGAAGGTTACAGCATGATTACACAAGACCAAATGCAGCAAGTGCAAAAGCGCTTGGCAGTTTATCAACAGGGGAGTTACTTTGCATCATACCTATCATCCGTTGGACAAGTACATGAGCTATGCCAAGCCATCTTGCTGGGGCAGCTCGACGAGGAGCACGCATTCTCTCAAGAGGCAGTACAGAGACTGCGGGATGACATCAAGGTCAAGTACTTGGAGAATAAGATTATGATAGAAAGCGACAAGCTGCGCACGGATCTGCAGGACAGCGCGGTGGAGACGGGAGTCGGGCTACTGAAAGAGCGGCTGCCAGAGCGTATGGCCGCTGTGGAGGAGCTTGCCAAGGAAATGGAAGTACGGAATGCGCGGTTGCGACAGATGACGAGAGATGTGGAGGCGTTCAACAGAGAAACCCGGCAGCTCGCGACGAACGCGACGACGTTGCGCTGGGAGCGCAAGGAGTGGGAAAACCTGCTGGGGGTCGAGGAATTCGGCCGGCTGCTCGAATCTGGCATATTCCAACAGGAGCGCAGCGGTCTCTATCTGGTCAAGGAGCGGTTGTTTGAGGGTGAGGATGAGCTGCAGCGCATCAACGCGCTCATGAAGGCGGACATTGAGCGGCTGAGCCGCGAGCTACAGCAATACCAAGCCCGCTGGCTACAGAATGCCGGGGTGCTCGAGCGGATCGGCCAGATCCTGGAACAGGAGACTCTCCTGCGGAAGGGAGGGCAGGCTAGCGATGATGTAGACATGGATGAAAATGATGGCAATGAAGAGGACGAAGAGGACGAGGCTGACGACGAGAGCTTTGCGCGCCGGCTTGacggcagcggcagcagcgatAACGAGCTGGATCACGAGTCTGAAGCGATGGACACCTCGGAAAGCGAGTCGGATATGGAGTCACAGAAGCTGGAAGAGGAACGACCGGCATCCGATGCGCAGCTGTCGAACGCGGAGGAAGACAGTGCGAAGGCAGGCAGCGAGGGGCTGGATGGGTCTAGTGAGCCACGCGGTTCACCGGCGCTAGCAGATCCGGGCACACACAGGGAGGACAGCCCAGACCAGTCCGATACATAGTGCGATGCTGCAGACGCGGCGTCCTGGCAGTCCTTAATGGATGAACACTCATTTATATTATAAGGGTAATCTTGTATACAAAAAATAACACTAAGTTTTGTATGGTGATGATTTAAAATACGTGGATTGGAGCTTTATTGGTTAAATTTACACAGTTTCCAAGATTTCGTCCTTGAAACCACCAGCAACCTTCTTACCCTTCTCCTCGCCAGAAGATTCGCCGTGCAAGGTCATCAAAGCACCCAAGTCGAACTTTGGCTGCTTCAACAACTTGACCTTTCTAATGTGCACGTTTTGCAATGGGAAGATGTCCTTGGTAGCGTTCTCGATCTCCTTGTTGATGACCTCTGGGATCAACTTGGAAGTCAACTGAGCCAAAGTGGCGTTCTGGACCTCTCTGGTTAGGATCTCGGAAATAACCTTTCTGATGGCTCTGATGTGAGAGGACTGCGCGTACGAGGTCTTCTTGATCTGGTTAGACTGTCTTCTGGTGAAGGCAATGGCGAAGACTCTCAAGACGTAGTCGTCAGCGGTCTTGACAGTGACGTTAGCCTCAATCAAGGTTTGccactttctgaccatcgaTCTCAACTTGTCGGTGGTGAAGTCCAAACCGTGGAAGTTGGTCAATAGGTTCTTGCCCTGGACCTCGTCAACTCTCAACTTGACCTTTCTGAAAGAGTGATCCTCAGAACCCTGTAGGTCGGCCAAGCACACCTCGACGACACGGCCCTTCAAGAAGTCAGCTGCGTTCTTCAAACCGGTGGACTTGTTGACCAAGGTCTTACCGACGTTTCTGTTCTCGAAGGTGGATGGGGCCTTAATGTCGTACCATTCCTTTCTGGTGAATGGGTCAACGaccttcttcttcaaaCCCTTCTTGCCCTTTGACAATCTCTTGTTCTTACCAACAGCCATCGTCGATGATTGGGAGCTTGTATAGTATGTTCAAACCTACAGGAAGTGCTCTTTCTATATACTGTTCAGTATAACAGTGCTATATTCTACAAATTTTCCACACATGCCGGAcgctccagctgcgcaccgctgctggcgcgctCGCTGTTCCTCCGCCCATTGCTCCGCCTGGCCGCCCAGCCGGCCGCCTACACCGCCCAGCGTAGACCGGGGAGCCCGCCCAGCACGGCCCACCCGCCAAGAAAACCATCATGTGGGTGCATGGGTGCCGATGTATGGGTGCCAGTCACGACGATTATCTGGTCATGTGACTATATTCGTTTGTACGAGTGTTGATCACGGGCGCCCCATCTGGTGCTGAATCACGTAGAAGGTGGATTGACAGATATATTGTTGGATACGGGAAGACTATTGAGGTGGCATATGATAGGGGGAGTGTAAGATGGCCAGTGAGAACACAATCCCGCAGCTGAAGAATGAGGTAAAGATAAAGATCGGGCTTATAGGCGATGCACAGGTGGGGAAGACCTCATTAATGGTGAAATACGTGCAGAATGTGTTTGATGAGGAGTACACTCAAACACTTGGAGTACATTATCTGGAGCGGAAGATCAATTTAGGGTCAACGGACGTTATTTTTTCAATTATGGATCTAGGGGGGCAGCGAGAGTTCATCAATATGCTGCCGCTGGTGTCGAACCGTGCGGTCGCAATTATATTTTTGTTTGACCTGACGCGGCCGGAGACGCTCACGTCAATCCGCGAATGGTACCGACAAGCACGCGGGTTCAACGAGACAGCGAtcccgctgctggtggGCACCAAGTACGATCTATTTGTCAACCTAGACGTGGCCTACCAGGAGGAACTGTCGAAGACGAGCATGCGGTACGCACAGGTCATGGGCGCCCCGCTGGTGTTCTGTTCGACTGCATCGTCAATCAATGTCCAGAAGATCTTCAAGGTTATCATAGCCAAGGCGTTCAACCTGACGCTGCGTATACCGGAGATAAAGGACATGGGGGACCCGTTACTAATATACAAGAGCCTGGGGAATGCGCCGCAGAGGGTGCCCTCCGAATACACGCATCATGGACGTTATCGACAACCAGAACACATACGGAATATGGCGGAGCAATAAGCCTGCTAACAAATGGGATCGGCACAGCGGCAGGTGGAGAATAATAATGGCGTCAATCAGCGAGCAACATTACGTTATGTAGCTTATATATCTACTTGACTGCGCAAAAACTTTGGTTACATGATAGTAAAGTGCTCGGACACTGGAATTATTTGCCTTGCTGTGCGCTTCATACACGCAAGGTTGATAGATCATCACCGTCTGGCATCAAAGTGTCTTTAGCACCTCATCCTCCATGATGTTCCTGCAGACCTCTTCGAAAGAGATGTTGAGCTTGATGGCACACATCCTCTCATTCTTGAGGTTCTGTTTAATAATGATGCCGGTTTCGACGAGTTGGTCGATCAGATAATCCCAAGATATTATACGTAATTGTTCGTTTTCCTCTTCGTCGTTGTCCCCCACAAATAGTACGCGCTTCATCTCCAATATGTACTTATTTTTGCCATTGACCTCCAACAGAAGCCTAATCTCATCCACAATATCACCCAGAGTCTGCTCGTGGGCTCCCGATTTTTTAATAAGGTTCACAAGGGCATAAAGGAAGAGCTTGCTCGTAAAAGACATCCGCCGCAAGTACGTATCGGTGGGTGAGGTTATCGTCTCTTGCAGAGCCTTGGTAATATGATGTATTTCTACCTTTTGTAACTCCTCTGACGTAGGTTGGAAAGCCGAGGTTCGCTGCTGGGCCTGTCCATCAAAAGCATAACCATGTTTTTCCATATAATCTTGCTCGGCTATCTCAACCGCGCGTTTACAGACTTTTAGGGCCCTTCTAGCATCGCCACTGACACTAGCAATCTTCCTTGAAGCAATTTCAACGGCATCTTCACTTATCTTTAATCGTACTTTTTGTAACTTAGAAACATCTTTCGGCAGTTGGGTAGTGTCCCCATCTTGAATGAGATATGAGTTGCCCGTTTCCGGGTCAACATAAAAATGACTGTCATTCAGATCCATCAACCGCAGGTTTATAATTGTCTTTAACTCTTCATGGGTATAGCCCGTGAACATAATTCTCGTAAACCCTATTCTAGAGGATACCTTGTTGCCCAACTGTCTTTCTGGTAGGTCCATCGTGTTAGCTACAGCAACCACAACAAATTTTGAGTTTTCGTATGTCGTCCAATTAAAGAAGTTATACATGACATCCTGATTCTTCGTCACGAGAGCGTCTAATTCATCCAATAGAACAACCACTGGGCGTTTTTTGGTTTGAGGTACCTCTTTAAAATAATACTCTAAAGATTCCATGGCTGCACCCGACGTAAGAGTACTTCCGGATATCTTTTTCCATAGTACTTCGTAACTATCACTAGCCTTCACCATCTTTAAACCATTTATTTCAATATATTGAAACTGAGGAAGCTCCTTTCTGTCAGATGAGATG encodes the following:
- the TEM1 gene encoding Ras family GTPase TEM1 (Syntenic homolog of Saccharomyces cerevisiae YML064C (TEM1)), whose product is MASENTIPQLKNEVKIKIGLIGDAQVGKTSLMVKYVQNVFDEEYTQTLGVHYLERKINLGSTDVIFSIMDLGGQREFINMLPLVSNRAVAIIFLFDLTRPETLTSIREWYRQARGFNETAIPLLVGTKYDLFVNLDVAYQEELSKTSMRYAQVMGAPLVFCSTASSINVQKIFKVIIAKAFNLTLRIPEIKDMGDPLLIYKSLGNAPQRVPSEYTHHGRYRQPEHIRNMAEQ
- the RPS1B gene encoding 40S ribosomal protein eS1 (Syntenic homolog of Saccharomyces cerevisiae YML063W (RPS1B) and YLR441C (RPS1A)); amino-acid sequence: MAVGKNKRLSKGKKGLKKKVVDPFTRKEWYDIKAPSTFENRNVGKTLVNKSTGLKNAADFLKGRVVEVCLADLQGSEDHSFRKVKLRVDEVQGKNLLTNFHGLDFTTDKLRSMVRKWQTLIEANVTVKTADDYVLRVFAIAFTRRQSNQIKKTSYAQSSHIRAIRKVISEILTREVQNATLAQLTSKLIPEVINKEIENATKDIFPLQNVHIRKVKLLKQPKFDLGALMTLHGESSGEEKGKKVAGGFKDEILETV